One Fusobacterium nucleatum genomic window carries:
- a CDS encoding type IA DNA topoisomerase yields the protein MKLIIAEKKELAEAIVVAIPGDKKYNGNSITVGDYITCWIYGHILTHKEPEEVDPSLKKWTLESLPIYFPKWDKKPLSNKIELFNTVKELICSNQVTEIIHAGDADSEGQYLVDEVLEYCSNKKPVKRLMVNDNTLGGVQKAFSKIDDNSKYISLGKSAEARAIADMIVGFSLSRYYSIINNAKLSVGRVQTPTMALVVNRDNEIKNHIKEKYYNLHLKTNINNIDIDLKYYTKEKTTDKSIHEEFINKIENRTSNLVVTKKESYRATPLPYNLSDLESDAATLFKYSAKKTMDITQSLRDKHKAITYNRSDCRYLSEEHFKEAPKIIPVVAQKLNFTVTFNFNEKSKCFNDKYVTAHHGIIPTGSSNFDEFSQEEKNIYKLIAERYFIQFLEKVKVEKTEAKTEIEEIIFKKNSIKILEPGYTKYFKVLDDEDNENEEEIENKKENDLSKIPAGEYQIEVSQSNFFIEEKETVAKKPYTEATLIKDLNNIAKYVKDPEIRELLKSKDKDKKDVNGSIGTTATIPGILEGLIEKGFLTRKEEKIVSTELAKEYLKILPESLKTPDATALWWSIQEKIARSEAKLEDLTLSVLEDVKTIVNSEHKTISSQFSKEKQEKEVIGICPKCGEIIYEGEKNFYCSGYKTGCDFKLWKKIKVFNQKEVTITKQDAKTLLNKGTILITGLTNKAGKKYKANFKLEISDKYVNLSLDSFVN from the coding sequence ATGAAATTAATTATAGCTGAAAAGAAAGAATTAGCTGAGGCAATAGTTGTAGCTATACCAGGGGATAAAAAATATAATGGAAATTCTATTACTGTTGGAGATTACATAACTTGCTGGATATATGGGCATATTTTAACTCATAAAGAACCAGAAGAAGTAGATCCTTCATTAAAGAAATGGACATTAGAAAGTTTACCCATATATTTTCCTAAATGGGATAAAAAACCACTATCAAATAAAATAGAGCTTTTTAATACAGTGAAAGAATTGATATGTTCAAATCAAGTGACAGAGATTATACATGCTGGGGATGCTGATAGTGAAGGACAATATCTTGTTGATGAAGTACTTGAATATTGTTCAAATAAAAAACCAGTAAAAAGACTTATGGTTAATGATAACACTCTTGGTGGAGTACAAAAAGCATTTTCAAAAATAGATGATAATTCTAAATATATTTCACTTGGAAAATCTGCTGAAGCAAGAGCAATAGCTGATATGATTGTTGGATTTTCTTTAAGTAGATACTATTCAATTATAAATAATGCAAAATTAAGTGTAGGAAGAGTTCAAACACCTACAATGGCACTTGTAGTAAATAGAGATAATGAAATAAAGAATCATATTAAAGAAAAATATTATAATTTACATTTGAAAACAAATATAAACAATATTGATATAGATTTAAAATACTATACCAAAGAAAAAACAACAGATAAATCTATTCATGAAGAATTTATTAATAAAATTGAAAATAGAACCTCTAATCTAGTTGTAACTAAAAAAGAGAGTTATAGAGCAACACCATTACCATATAATTTAAGTGACTTAGAATCAGATGCAGCAACTTTATTTAAGTATAGTGCTAAAAAGACAATGGATATAACTCAAAGCTTAAGAGATAAACATAAAGCTATCACATACAATAGATCTGATTGTAGGTACTTATCTGAGGAACATTTTAAAGAAGCTCCTAAAATAATTCCAGTAGTGGCACAAAAATTAAATTTTACAGTAACTTTTAATTTCAATGAAAAATCAAAATGTTTTAATGATAAATATGTTACTGCTCATCATGGAATAATACCAACTGGAAGTAGTAATTTTGATGAATTTTCTCAAGAGGAAAAGAATATTTACAAACTAATTGCAGAAAGATATTTTATTCAGTTTTTAGAAAAAGTAAAAGTAGAGAAAACAGAAGCAAAAACTGAAATTGAAGAAATTATATTTAAAAAAAATTCAATAAAAATTTTAGAACCAGGATATACAAAATATTTTAAAGTTTTAGATGATGAAGATAATGAGAATGAAGAAGAAATTGAAAATAAAAAAGAAAATGATTTATCAAAAATTCCAGCTGGAGAATATCAAATAGAAGTTAGCCAATCTAATTTCTTTATAGAAGAAAAAGAAACAGTAGCTAAAAAACCTTATACAGAAGCAACATTGATTAAAGACTTAAATAATATAGCAAAGTATGTAAAAGATCCTGAGATAAGAGAATTATTAAAAAGCAAAGATAAAGATAAAAAAGATGTAAATGGAAGTATAGGTACTACTGCAACTATTCCTGGAATACTTGAAGGACTTATTGAAAAAGGATTTTTAACTAGAAAGGAAGAAAAAATAGTTTCAACAGAACTGGCCAAAGAATATTTAAAAATACTTCCTGAATCTTTAAAAACGCCTGATGCAACTGCTTTATGGTGGAGTATTCAAGAAAAAATAGCTAGAAGTGAAGCTAAACTAGAAGATCTTACTTTATCAGTTCTTGAAGATGTAAAAACAATTGTAAACTCTGAGCATAAAACTATTTCATCTCAATTTTCAAAAGAAAAACAAGAAAAAGAAGTAATAGGAATTTGTCCAAAATGTGGAGAAATTATTTATGAAGGAGAAAAAAATTTTTATTGTAGTGGATATAAAACAGGATGTGACTTTAAGTTATGGAAGAAAATAAAAGTATTCAATCAAAAAGAAGTAACAATAACAAAGCAAGATGCTAAAACTTTACTTAACAAAGGGACAATACTAATAACTGGTCTTACTAATAAAGCTGGTAAAAAATATAAGGCCAACTTTAAACTGGAGATAAGTGATAAATATGTAAATCTCTCATTAGATAGCTTTGTAAATTAA